In Melitaea cinxia chromosome 21, ilMelCinx1.1, whole genome shotgun sequence, the sequence aaaatgtcccaattttttaaaaataaattattggttCATATTAGGTATTAAAACTTCACTAAAAATTCTGTTTATCTCAAAAGTAATAATcatttagatataataaaaatgatataataatatatatatatcttaatatatatataaatctcgtgtcacaatgtttgtcctcaatggactcctaaaccacttaaccgattataataaaattcgcacaccatgtgcagttcgatccaacttgagagataggatagtttaaatctcaaattatagtcgcaatttaaatttattgctaattatttGTCTGTTATTATTTGACAGTCACAATTATCTGTTAACTCCAAATGATTCTAACAGATGTCGATACCTTTCGACTGGGTTGAGTAAGTaatcaatagatggcgctgctattgTAAATCTACGAACGTgtcatataaacatttttgaatatcatgtcATATAAGCTACATTTTAACAGCATAATTACCACGTGTTGTTGacgctataaaattaattaaatttattttgtagtgaACGAAATACCGTATAATTCAATTATTtccactttttaaatttttggtgttAGCATAGCCGGCCACGTGTTACTTTGACTGAAGTGTAAATTGAATTCATATTATAATGAAGATAATACAGTGAAATTAATCctgttttttacttatttgtgCTTCATTGAtcaaaactttataatttaatcttaatatatataaattacgcgtcacgttgtttgtccgcgatggacttctaaactacttaaccgattttagtcaaatttgtaCATCGTGTGCATTTTGATCCAACTttaaagataggctatattttattttgatatatgtaattattatatttaaggaaataaaataaggcgatacgaagttcgccaggtcagctagtatatatatatatatatatatatatatatatatatatatatatatatatcgactgtccctatgtataatatcgaaattgaaaaaaggcactttacattttttacactgAATGATTATCGATAATGAGTATaaactcatgaaaaatgtgattttatgtgtattttatagaattttctctttttttctttgaaaatatacataaaaagtagttttttcatgcaataaaaaaatagaaaattttcagtttcgatactgtacgtagggacagtcgatatttatatatataacttataatataaaaatgaatggcaaaatgtgttggtaagcgcataactcaacaacgcctggaccacttttacaaattatttttttttaatgtttgttgaagtccaaggatggtttttacggggagataaattcgaataatttccgggaaaaccctaaaaacagcccttttctttttcccatacaaacgtcttctaactaaaatgtagagtcaatttgaattgtttttttgctactcaataaagttcatattgAATTACAAGCACTCACTGTTGTCTAAGCAATGTAGGTGTGTTCCTAAAGAGTCAATTTGCACTTTATTATCGTTCAACTACTATCTTCAAATCAAATATCTATCAATATCTATCAAAACAGTGTGCTTGTTCACGTTAGAGGATCTAACGTCGTGTTCCGGAACTCAACAAAAGTGATAATATCGCAAACCCGACGAAATTGAATAGTAAAACGGCAGAGGTCAAACAAACACGTAAGCACTTTATACAACtattacttcttcttcttcttttatttttggcatacGATCGCCATTAGCGACATTCTGCCAGTGtcaagtataaattattataaaaataaaaaaccaaaattttgaattattttgttatcCGGAAAATACATAGATAAGGCGGAAAATACATAGATAAGGcggaaaaacatataaaaaattcacaTATTTGTGGTGTTAGAACAACTAAggagtataataatttaataatatacataaacttcTAATTCACAAAGACATTATATAGAGAATATAGATACCATATagatacattaaattttaatgttgttaGCGTTAGTAAATTTTGCAAGGGTAAGGACTACCTTTGGATCTTTAAAGAAGTGTAAAAGCGAAGTAAAGCGAAGTGGGATATTAAGTTGGGATAAATTATCAAGGAggcaaaaagaattattaattggACAAGAGAAGAAGATATGATCGAGAGTTCCATCATCTAATCCACATTCATAGAGAGAGGAATCTTTTATTCTAAGTTTATGAAGAAAAACAGAGGAACAGCAGTGACCTATACGAACTCTACATAAAATCGATACAGtagttttagataattttttgaatttacagAACCATGGCTTCCTAGGTATTTCTGGTTGAATTGAAGCATAAAACCTACCTTTTGTTCTGCTAGATAATTCCCACTTTTTTTGCCAGGTCCGATAGATATCTTTTTTTGGATAATTTAGTAGGtcatatatttgatttttaaagtattttttgtcaCAGCAATGATAAGCTGCCTGTTTAGCTAGTGAATCTGCACATTCATTGCCTTTAATATCCGAGTGCCCAGGAATCCATGCaagtgttatatttaaatttttattgaagcATTTAAGAAGGGAGGATTTGATATCTAAAATTATGGAGCTATAGAGTTTGTTATAAAGAGAACTGTGTGAAAGAGATTCTAAGGCACTCCTTGTGTCCGAGAAAATGACCAAAATCTTTAATATTGTGACTCTCAATAAAGAGACATGCTTCTAAAATGCCAATACATTCCCCTGTGAAGACGGAGGACTGTTATGGACACTGATATAGCAACCCTATTTTAGAGTTTTGATAATATACACCAACGCCAGTGGGCCCACAGTCAGTCCGTTTAGATGCGtctgtaaaaaattattatttttattccatcTTTTAGCAACGTCAGCTACAAAGATAGAATAAGCATTGAGACATTCTTTTACAATTCCAATACTAAGCAAGACGTTAGGAGAGAAAGTTAAAACATCGTAAGTATATTCATAAATTGGAAGCTTATGAAATTGATTAATAGGAGCTTcttgtttaatgtttattaatttcctGTAGCTAATGATAAAATAAGGGATGGGTTTCGTGCGCCAATAACTAGAAGTGTTAATCAAGTGGTCTAATATTCTAAGTTTATTGATAAGCGGGTGATTAATGAAGGAGTTGACTCTCATTAGAAATCTGTCTGCGAGGAATTGAAGTCTAATTGATAAAGGTGGTTCGCCACATTTTACCTGGAGAGCGTTAATGGGAGAAGACCTCATGCATCCCATAATATGGCGCAAAGCTTTTGCCTGTAGTGAATCAAGATATTTCGTATTTGATTTGTTAATCGGTTCAATGAGATATCTTTCTCATTGAACCGATAGTCAAAAAGGCTTCTGATAgcattgtataaaattttttgtgtaaaaggaTGCGCACCCCAAGACACGCCTGAGAGAGCTCTATTTGTGTTAAGTTTCgttcactttttttaattatataatctatGTGCTGTCTACCAGATAATTTATCATCCAAAATGATACCTAAAAACCTCACACTGTCATTTTTTGGTATAGCGACGCCATCAATCACAACATTAATTTGGggtgagattttttttctgGAAAATACCACCACACTGCTTTTTGGAGCAGATAAGTGGAGACCTCTTTGTTTAAGCCAATCAGATAAGGAGTCTAAGGAAATTTGTAAGGACTGAGCAGCTTCTGGAATAGAGGGACCCTGGATATACAGGACTAGGTCATCAGCATATTGTAATATTTGGCAATTTAAGTTAAGGGGCTGGTGAAGGGATGATGTATATAAGTTGTATAACAAAGGGCTAAGGACAGAGCCTTGAGGGAAGCCTTTCCATACTAGTCGGGATCCAAAGGGCATTCCAGGTGTGCGAAGTTCTACTTCCCTACACATTAAGAGGTTGCCTATGATCTGCACTATCTTGTCGGGAATGTTCAGCTGTTGTAATGTGTACCTGAGCACCGCAAGAAGGACATTGTCATATGCTGAGGAGATATCCAGGAATGATGCCACCACAGACTGTTCTCTAGAAAAAGCTATACGGAGATCTGAGATAAAAAGGCTCAGACTATCTGCAGTACTGAAGCCCTTACGAAATCCAAACTGGCAATAAGGTAGAAGAGCATTGCTCTCTACAAACCACTCTAAGCGATTTTTTATAAGGTGTTTGAAAACTTTACAGAAGGTAGATGAGAGGGCAATGGGACGATAATTGTTGGCGTTGTCGGGGGATTTTCCAGGCTTCAGCACTGGAATAATAATCTGAGTTTTCCATTCATTGGGACCACCtatgtaaaaactttattaatcaGATTcaagaaatattgtaaaaaggcAGGACCCGCCTTTACCAGGAAGGAATATGGAAAACCATCCACTCCCGgcgcatttattttatttatttatgacaaataggcaggcatttgaccacaatctcacctgatgttaagtgacgatgcggtcgaaggtggagcatgcctgcctaataacagcctattcactctggccttgaaggcacccagattgtatcgttcgggaaacacagacgcgggcaacgatttctattccttagctgtgcgcatcaggaaagtagtgccaaagcgttttgtgcgcgtaggtggcatatcgatgacataaggatggaacgatcgaccgcgcctagtgtcccgatggcggaaggttgttgggggaattagatcgtgcaattccttcgcacactcaccgaaatatactctgtagaacaccgacacgacgagctaccctacgccgatgatcgagactctgcaacttagtgtctgtcagagtaggatcacctatgagtctcttagctcgtttttccaccgagtccaaagttgccagttggtatttggcggatccatcccaaagatggcagcaatactccatacaagaccgaacttgtgcttgatatagtTGAAGCAactgttctggagtgaagtaacgcctgaccttagagagaatacctagtttttttttgctgcagtgtttgctttggactcgatgtgttgcccaaagttcagattggacgatagctctacaccgaggagctgtagggagtcggtaatttctatagaaacatcccggaaagtcggagccaggtgtaaagggctccgtttagaggagaacacacacacctgtgtttttgtagcgttgaacgtgaccagattggcatcgccggagactgcctggagggcgacgttcaagcggctgaccatatcctctcgacaagactggataacatccttactagcccttgcactcgaaaagtatctgtccgtcactgtgctgtcgtccgcatacccaaaggtaccggggacgagcagatcgttaatatgcagcaggaagagggtagcggacaagactgatccctgaggaacaccGGCGTCGATAGCGTTTTGGTCCGACGAGTATCCGTCAAGGACAACTTGTATTAAAcgttcgctcaggaagtcagaaatccaagtGCAAAAGCCAGGTGGAATACCATATGAAGGAAGCTTGCTTATAAGGCTCACGTGCCAAACCCTGAACGCAGAATCTTTTACGTGGGAAAGGACGGCTTTGAGTTCTGACATTGAAAAAggatttgtattgtattgtattgtattgtagtgggctcggttttccgcatttagacgcaaaggtggtccattatgcgtgaaaagtggtccgactagttcagccagcccagctccttccagaagctcagaagcctcctggacgttcacaggcttctcggagcgtccttatttccttaaggatggtagcccggtgtgcggccactccctcgcattccaggattacgtgggcggctgtttcttcagcagccagacagcccctgcaaagagggctgtctgttacattcatgatgaatagttggtgattgAGTGCCAcgtggccggtaatcgtgccaacaactattctgatgcccaggcggttgagactgagcagtcggcacgctaggtgcggtgatacttccgtgagtatcaatttggactgtctacagccggtttggtttgcccaaagggcattgtgatttgcacgtgtacgttgccttacccacgagcgcagttgtccaaatggtagcggcaataggatggttgggccggcaacctttgtattggacccctgtcttgcaagctcgtcggcagcatcgtttccgcgcaatccactatgtccttttatccactgtaggattacctcattatgtgaggctaatacatccagggtttgatgacattcgtatatgACTAGAGTTAGTCGAATTGCTCTCTAGTGCTTTAAGTACAGCCATGCTGTCTGACAGAATACGGATATTGCaatccctaatgccttttgacaggacggcggtggctgcatgggttatcgcaacacactcacattgaaagatggggctgtgttggcccagcgttagtgataagttgatattgaggtcttgtgagtacactccggcaccggtgccagaccccatgttggagccatccgtgtagatgcggacctcgcgtatgccggattggtctctttcagcctcaaacggttgtatatggtactttctttcgaaaatatgttgtttgggaatcctatcacaagGAGCAGCAAGTAGAGCTATGAagctcacaaggttgctccaaagtctattgtgtggaccctcctggttgcaccacaagcccaagtgtttcagcctgatagctgacatagccgcctcctgttgtatgaacaagtcaagcggtgccaggtcaagcataacctcaagagctgctgtgggggcggtacgcatacagccagtgattgcagagcatgctattctcggaaaccgctggagtttgtttttaacggttgtaagttctgttctctgccaccagattaccgcaccgtaggtgattataggcctgacaatagttttgtaaagccatagagtaattttaggtgatataccccagcttttgccgaggagccttttgcattggcagaggattatgctggctttggtgatttttgagtctaaatgcctgttccaaagaagcttactatctaggattactccaagatatttgacctccttggttagggcaagactggtgccaaataatttagggaGTTTAAGGTTCCCTAAATTCTgtttatttgtgaacatcaCAAGGGATTTGTAATATAGGAAGAGGAAGGGAATGGAGAAGTAGGGTGTGGGATTTCTAACTCGGAGGGAACGAAAGGAGGAGCGATTTTATCGAAGAAGTCCAAGGCCACATTGTGAGGTATAGGGGGCGGGTACGAGAGGGGTTAGTACCACAACGAAACCGATTAATCTGTCTCTACACTACACTAGATTTGATGTTGGGGGATAAGGATGAACAAAATTGTCGCCAACTATGAAATTTCTTGTTACGGAATAATCGTTTGACTATGGCGTGGCGTCATGAGGCTCGGCTAGGCAATATGGTGTGGTGttacaatagtaaaaaaatgtatgagcTATAGATCATTAGTACTGATTTTTATTCTGGCTGGTTTTGCgatattatttctttactaCCCCTGGTGCCTGGGGTACCTGGGGGTAGCAAGTAAACTCATGAAGAGTTTCATCTGATTGAAAGTGTCAATTCTGACCAGCTTAATCATATGCGTTTGTGGTATTAATCTAGAAAACCCATGTTTCTCACATGGTCAATTGTATGTTGCCAATAAACAGCTTAGTTGACTGTACAAATAGGTAAAAAGACATtttgttaaaactattttttcaaAATCTCCAAAAGAGACATAAACAAATAATCCCAATTTACGAattttctaacttttttttttctataatatctACTAATCTactaataatactataaaaagataaagtttctaactttgtttgtttgtagggggtaatctttgcaaatactgatccgatcatgataTTTCTTTAACTaatagaaagctacactatttaggagtgatataggctatattttatcatatgtaaatcaagtcagagaaatgcgagcgagataaaaactttactatatatttccatcacaaaatattaattaatacccaacaaagtgggcacgggttagctaatatatatatgtgcaaaaacaaatatcaaactAGATTGGATGGTCACTAAAAAAGATAATAGTAGTCAAATATTTCATGtactaatattactattaattactGATTACATACTTGGACTTCCGACAGTCTTCAAATTCCTCAGCATCAATagcttttaaattatctttcaaGCTTTTTTTCTTGTCATCATCACTTTTATAACTTTTCCTTGTTGGTTGAGATGGtttgaaattgtttaaattatgcTGTGGCAGATGTTTCTTTTCTTGTATTTCTTCTTGTTTTTTAAGCAATTCTGCTTTTAAACTTATTAACTGGAAAATGATGTATAATATAACAACCAGCGAAATAAATGTAGGATAATACAGaagttaacaattatttttcttacagtCGATTTGTTGAAGAAAATTTTCTTAGACACTTGTTCATTCATTTCTGATAtccctttaaaattttaatttattgaggtATTAATATTCATTCACAATATAGAAGAACGAAAACAAATCAAACAAAACGAAATCAAGCACACTTCTAACAAATAATCACGATTTAAGCtcaatttaattgttttgtcgtaaatttgtaatattttggcTTATCTTTCACTGTAAAGTGTATAACAGATTACAACTCATAACAAAacaccatagattatacacttatatgctGGTAACAAAACACTGTAGGCGCGTTCCACCTGAGCCCCACAACACCCcacctgcaaaataatgatacttgtaataaaaaaaatactaattgatagattttgaatagctcaattcaactacgttgtccttttaaattgctcacctcaaattatataattaaaaatcaaatttaaaaaaaaaatcaaatattttcaaactcctatatcttttgatgtatacaatattttaaattgctcaaagtgttaaaaaactgctcaagttgcatttataattgctcaaatatagtttggaacagatccactgtccttaatttttaaataaatataaatagtttgaacaaataaaacaatgatatttgtaaaaaaaaaatactaatcgatagatttccaatagctcaattcaactacgttctcattttaaattgctcaccttaaactatttaattaaaaatcaataaagtcgttaaaaaattcatttatcaatattttcaaactcctatatcttttgatgtataataccgattttgacgatttttattttaatcgaaagctgatgtttatcatgaagtcacatttaaatttcatcgagatatgataacaactttttgagttatttgaacgaagttccttacggcaggcttgacatttggctgggcgaccgaactgaaaaaaatatgatactaaaaccgtaagaccaatatataacggaagtggcgtaatatcagtcacacgactgtataatatgacgtttttaaaactaaaatattactagtaaactttttttaaattatttatgtaattttatactttccacaaaaatcaataaagacacatgttttttttttatttcacttaatagtttgaattattattattttgtttgatttattttatttcacggtatttgttattttctaaaatactaaatttcctaaatacttttatgtacttaattaaaaaccaatcgacaaaattaaacaaataattgtgtttgctcgcaaacgaaaaaaagccgacttcaattacatcgccgagtaatacaacgtagatcgccGAAAAAATAATCTCAAAACTGGTCTTCGAGCCGGTGGGGCTGTACGCAACGCCGAGTGTCCGTGCGTTCGAAGCTATATgcctatataattatttatagggagaaaaatattataatggtGGGTCATCCTACATCCCCACGAATCCGTTCCGGGTTACGGACATTTTGTGACGAAGAGCTCTAATAAAGTCTAGATACTCCACCTTATTCAGACTAGAAGTCATGAACTCGCCAGGGATAAGGAGCTGTTCTCCAAATACCAACTCTGCGGACGAAAACTGCAAATCTTCTTTCCACGCCGCTCTCAAACCAAGAAGTACTACTGGAAAAGATTCAAACCAGTCTTTGCCACCATGCGTCATTAATGCAGCCTTGAGAGTACGATGAAATCTCTCGATCCGTTAGCCTTGGGATGGTACGCAGTCGTTCTTGCTAACTTCACCCCGCACAACTTTGCTACTATAcacgtttttaaaattattgacgaCCAATAGAACACATATAGCtttaatttgaaatgaaatgTTATCAAAGTTTATAGGGTCATAGAAGGAAAAAATAGTAATCTTAACCTTACCTacacaattaataattttttgcttACGATTAGACTAGAAGAGTAAAGGCCAATTGCACCGATCACTAAGTTCATctctcaaaatttaaaatttagaataaaaatctaACAAATAAACGTAAAGGTTATTATGACACATTGTTAACAGCAACGGGCTAACGCGCTAGCTTCATGAGTTCGGACCCTGCATATGATACATATTTGTGAAGGCCAGGGTTTCTTGTTTGTTTCCAGACATCCTACTGGGAGCCCGGAGCCATTAAGTGAATCAAACATAACATAACCAGACATCTCTTATGTTTGTCCAACATTACCTATAGCTTTAGGTTTTAGGGTGTAATATAACGCTTTATAGCCTATGTTATTTCtagaattttattacttttaaatgatttttaagcGGCTTAATAGCATAAGAGATTATGGtatgtaacaaatatataattatctctACATCAAAGCTTAAACAGAATTCCATAGCACTCATCTCGATGGAACCTCTCACATTGGGGTTGGCCAAGCATTTTAGTCAGTTTGTTAGAAAAATCCAATAAGCCAATAAAAAGTACTTGTTGCTAAAAATTTGAAATGCCACTAAGACCATAGACTATTTGACAAAATAACGTAGCCAACCTTAAGAAACGTCATGACACACTTTACAATTGACATCGCATCGCAATGATCTCAgaagtttttttaatgatttcatGGTCATCCTGACAAACCTTTCATCTGTAGTGACGACGTCTTATTTtccaaacaaagaaataaacacCGATTGAGCACATTCGGTAATATATTAAGTGAACACGAGTACATGTGAACCACCCCTTTCAATATAATTTCGTTTTGTCCGTATAGTGGTCTAAGTGTGTGAAACAAAATGTCAACCCCTGCCAGAAGACGTCTGATGAGAGACTTTAAACGGTTGGTAAATTCATCTTTAGCTGTAAATTGGTTCGttcgagtgtctgtttgtataaAATCTGTATAATTAACAATGCTGATTCATCAACTTACATCACTGTCACCTTCATTAATTTCTATGTTGTGCCACTTTATTCAagatcaaattattattttttttacttcccGTTTCTGATGCCATTTAAACAATAGTAAAATTACACTAAAAACtaagaattatatttatctatgaATAAAGGTTTTAATATGCATATTTCATGTTGAGTCTACTTATTTTATCTAATTACAGTTTACAAGAAGATCCCCCTACTGGTGTCTCTGGAGCTCCTACAGATAACAATATCATGATCTGGAATGCTGTGATATTTGGTCCTCACGATACTCCATTTGAGGATGgtacatttaaattaaccaTTGAATTTACAGAAGAATACCCAAATAAGCCACCAACAGTTCGATTTGTATCTAAGATGTTCCACCCAAATGTATATGCTGATGGTGGAATTTGTTTAGACATATTACAAAATAGATGGAGTCCTACATATGACGTTTCAGCAATTTTAACTTCAATACaggtaaaataaacaaaaaacttattaattagGCAAGGAACtgctttttacaatttttttattagcaataaattctttttatttctattttcagtCTTTGTTAAGTGATCCCAATCCAAATTCACCAGCAAATTCAATGGCTGCACAACTTTATAAGGAGAATCGACGGGAATATGAAAAGCGGGTCAAAGCATGTGTAGAACAGTCCTTTATTGATTAGCATGggataaaattacaaacaccATATTGTTTGAAAAATCTCTGCTGGTATTGGCTGACACCTCCATTCATTGGGACTTGTGTGTAAATTTTGAATTGTAACTATTTAATCAAAACCTGTTGTACTATCGCTTCAGATAGTTAAgatattcatataatttaatgtgaataaaaaggtattgtaaacatttttcacAGATAGAACATTactttaaaacttattaatatattttaatttctgatTGATCATATAGAAAAGTGAGTGTTGCATACTATTAACAATAGAACAGTAGTGAGTTTAAAAACATtatgtataatgtaattttgtatttcTAAGTTCATgtgattgttttatatttttaagtttgggTAAAAGGTAGCAGCAGCAAAATGTTACCAAATTTTCATTGTTTGTTTTACATGTCAaacaaaacttattattatactttaatttCTGCAGTCATCTTCATGTATTCACTTATTAACATGCTCTTGATATTGTCATGcatctttataaaaatacattatagatattttttttataacaaataataaaaatagtttttatgtaaaatattatcaatattctGTAACTGAAagtaataaattcttttttcaaatatgattaatttatttaagttattattattattttttttttattacaatttacatGTTACTTTAGTATGCTTAGTAAATTATCATTTGTGgaatatagtctttgacaataCACACAATGTAGTCCCAATGAAAATTTCATAGGATAATGTTGAAACAAATATCTTGCCTTTTTggtaaaaacaaaaacacaaatGTTAATAGTTTCAACATTTTAAGTAGGTGTGTGTACAATGTTTGTCttctagtaaataatatttttggtttcAGATTGGTGTTTTAATTACAGTTAGTTCATAATAACATCATAGAAAAAATTTGGATTAATCCAaatctatattttgtaaaaatattgtatatatataattttaaattaccatatgaattttttatattcaatttagAAGATAGTTGGGATCTGCAATAAAAGTAATtctattagaaaatattttataattagctTTTACACATTTATcccaaattaaaacaatttattgctATCAAATCAAATAAACATTGATATAACATATAAACCAACCCTTATCAAACTGaattacaatacaaaaaagGCAATATATGCCTTTGGTACAAAACACATTAGTATTTACAGATGACATGATACATTGATTGGAAACCATTTagtcaaaacaatttaaatatcacAATTGATCAAATCAAactatgtaaatatgtatattatttactattcaaGAATTAATATCATCTAGTCTTAAGatcttcttttaatttatacagaATAAGTTCCATACATACAGTCGCATCTTCAGCACTGTCGTGACCATCAACAGAATtctgaataatttttttcaagtatTCTGATGATAGATTCCTTAACGCTCTCTTGTATGGTGGACCCATTTTATGTGGAAATAATACACTTGTATCAATAACTGTATCATGGATAAGTTTGAGTGCTTTGAAATCAGATTCTAAACTATGACCGATTAAAATAGTTTGGCTAGAGAACATAGCAAGTAAAG encodes:
- the LOC123664137 gene encoding ubiquitin-conjugating enzyme E2-17 kDa → MSTPARRRLMRDFKRLQEDPPTGVSGAPTDNNIMIWNAVIFGPHDTPFEDGTFKLTIEFTEEYPNKPPTVRFVSKMFHPNVYADGGICLDILQNRWSPTYDVSAILTSIQSLLSDPNPNSPANSMAAQLYKENRREYEKRVKACVEQSFID